The stretch of DNA CATCCCACGCGCGTTAGGTCAGGACTAGGGTACAGACGTCATGGCCAAAGAATTACCCTTGATTACTCCCGATAAATTTCACGACGAATGCGCCGTCTTCGGCATCTACGGGCACAAGGAAGCTGCGAACCTTGCCTACCTTGGCCTCTACGCGTTGCAACATCGCGGACAGGAAGCCTCCGGTATCGTCTCCAACGACGGCGAGCAATTTTACGTTGAGAAGGGACAGGGCCACGTCGCCGATATTTTTTCGCAACAGGCTTTAGCGCGTCTGCCCGGGACGATGGCCATCGGTCACAATCGTTACTCGACTGCGGGTGGAGCCGGCCTCAAGAATGTGCAACCCTTGAGCGTCAACTTTGCCTTCGGCAACCTGGCTGTGGCGCACAATGGGAATTTGATCAATGCCACCATGCTTCGCAGCGAGTTGGAAGCGTATGGGGCCATTTTTCAATCGACCTCCGATACGGAAGTCATCATCCACCTCATTGCCCATTCGCGAGCGGACACGTTGTTGGATCGAGTGATCGATTCGCTCACCCAGGTTCGCGGCGCGTTCTCGGTGGTGTTGATGACCGATCAGGGCATTGTCGCCGCGCGCGATCCTCATGGATTCCGTCCCCTGTGCCTGGGGCGATTTCGTGACGCTTGGATTGTGGCCTCCGAAAGTTGCGCGTTTGATCTGTTGGACGCCGAATACGTGCGAGAGATCGAGCCGGGAGAGTTGGTCGTCCTGGATCACCAAGGTGTCACGAGCTTTAAGCCATTCGCTCAAACCAAGCCGGCCATGTGTGTCTTTGAATATGTCTACTTTGCCCGCCCGGATAGCCGAATTTTTGGAGGCAAGGCTGTCTATTCCATCCGGAAGGCGTTCGGACGGCAATTGGCGCAAGAATCGCAGGTGGATGCTGATATTGTGATTCCTGTGCCGGATTCAGGAGTGCCGGCGGCGTTGGGCTACTCCGAAGGATCAGGGTTTCCGTTCGAGACCGGACTGATCCGTAATCATTACGTGGGGCGGACGTTCATCGAGCCGGAGCAATCTATTCGCCACTTCGGTGTCAAGGTGAAGCTTAATGCCGTTCCCGAAGTGCTTGAGGGCAAGCGCGTTGTTGTTGTTGATGATTCGTTGGTTCGAGGCACTACGAGTCGAAAGATCGTCAAGATGCTGCGCAATGCGGGAGCTAAAGAAGTGCATATGCGGATTAGTTCCCCGCCAATCGTCTCGCCTTGTTTTTACGGTATTGACACACCGACCAAGAAAGAATTGATCGCGTCCAGCCACAGCACTGAGGAGATTCGCAAATACATCACTGCGGATAGCCTTGCCTACTTGAGTCTGGATGGCATGGTGACGGCGGCTTCCGGCACACCGGGGCAGTATTGTGATGCCTGTTTTACCGAACAATACCCTATCTCCTTCACCCGGGCAGAAGAACTCCAACTCGGGCTCTTTGAAGCTCCACGCTGACTTCATTTCCTTCGCCGGTTCATAGGATCGTCTGGACTTCCGTGCATGCCTTGCTAGATTGATTGGCATGGCGCTAGTCCGGAAATATCGACTGATCGTTCTTACGAGACTTATGGTGCTCGGGATCCGCATCGCGTCACGCCTGGCGAGTCTCTGGCGATTACTCGGTTGGTTATCCGGCGGGGGCTCCTTGGTTACCCTTGATCATCAGGCAATGGCCGATGTGGCCTATTATGTGGATCGATGGCTCGCATTGTTTCCGTATCATTCGAAAGGAAATTGTCTGGATGGGCGTGAATTTCTCGAGCCCTCCTCCTATTGGCAGTCGTTCACGGTGACCGTTATCTTTCCCCAATCTGCAGCGTCTTCGAATCATCAGTAATCTCACTTCTCCCAGCCCCTCCCTGTGCATTACCTGTTTCGTTAGGGTGAACTGGACCTACCCTTCCTGACTGAGCGTAGTCTCCTCTGAATCCATGCGCGAATGAACCCGTTGTGTGTCGTGTCGCTGTCTCAGCCTCAGCCCCATGTTCCCCTATTTACTTCACAGCAGAATGAACTCCGACTCCCCCGAAGGGAGGTGAGACCCGATCGCACTGGGAATAGAGAAACGGAGGTGATGACGATATTTTGCGGTTGTCTCTCAGGCAAGGGAGGCGTTTCAGGGGAGGGGCGCAGAAGGTTGCCCAGCAACATGCGTATCTCACAGGTAGCGGCCTCAGCGCAGTGAGCATTCCCCAAATAGTCTGAATCGGAGGATCGATATGTCTGGCACAGCTCACGTGCGGAAGGAGCGTCAACACGAGTTCCGCTTGGGCTCCGGTCGTTATTACGCGCTCAATGTCGTCGGGTCGTCAGTCTGGGATTTGTGCAAGGGAGGAGCATTCGCTGGAAGAGATTCTCTTCATAGTTTGTGACAGGTTTGACGTAGCTGCGCAGCAGACACAGGACGATATTTGGGAGTTGATCATGCAGTTGGAACAGGCGGAGCTACTTCATTCGAAAAGGAGGTGAGCCCAAATGGATCAACAGAAGAAAGCTGAGTACGTGAAGCCGGCGCTTGTGAAACATGAGTTGTTGCGGGACGTGACGGCCATTCAACTGTCTCGCGTAGTGGATCAAACACCTAGATAACATACGAGGCGCTCCAGTGGAGCCATGGGACTGGTCGGTTGAGCAGACCGGCCAGCGCTTCCCATCCCTGCAATGCAGTGATGAGGACACGAGGTTAAAAAGGAGAAACGGGCATGCTCCTGACGTCGACAACGAAGGAACTTCTGAAACGGCGCGGGCTCTATCCGTTCCACGCAACGGTGTTGGAGCAAAAAGGCCAGAGCGTGCTGATTCTGGGATTCAGTGGGCGAGGGAAGACGACGGCCTTCTTATCGCCGCTGCGGTCAGGATATCGGTACCTTTCCGACGACCACCCGTTCTTTCGAGTCCACGGGACATGTGTGGAGATCCTTCCGTGCCCGCTCAAGATCAATGTCACCGATCAGACCGTATCGTTTTTCCCCGAGCTACGAGATGCATCGCCTTCCGTTCTTCATGCAGGTGTTCCCAAACGATTCTTCTATGCCGAGGACCTCTATCCGTGGCCGATAGGGCAGTCTTGCGAGTCATCCGTGATTCTCTTTCCCGAGGTGGTGAATTCTCCGCACAGTTGCTTGGAGCCCTTGTCGAAGAAGCTGGCCCTGGAAATGATTCTTCCACATTTGTTGTTGGTGTATGAGGCAGCGGTGGCGCGTCGGGAGTTCCAAACACTGGTTCGCCTGGTTGAGCAAACCGATTGTTACCGGCTCCACTTTGGTCGGGATTTCATGGATTTGCCATGGCTGGTCACGCCTCTTTGGGAGGAACGGCACGCGAGGAGAGACCACTGACATGGGACTGCAGCCAAGGTCTAGAGTTGCACAATGGAAACCTTCGCGCCTGCGAGGCATTTCGCGTAAGGGGATTGCGTCGGCGCCTGGATTGTCGCTGATGCGTGCGGAAGGGCGCTTACTTGTGCTTTGTGCACGAACGACGGTGAACGAGTTTGTTCGCGTAGAAGTGGCAGATCTGGCCTGTGACGGGATTGATTGGGACCTGGTATGGCAACTGTCAAAAGCCCATGGCGTAGCGCCGCTGGTATACCGTAATCTGGTCACGATTTGTCCCGCAGCGGTGCCTTCGGCCATCCACGAAGCTTTTCGACGGCACAATCAGACCACTGCTCTCCTCAATAGCTTGTTGGCCAAAGAACTTGTGTCCCTGCTCGACGCATTGGCAGCGAAGGGAGTAACGGCGATTCCTTTCAAAGGCGTTACCTTGGCTCAGACGGCATACGGCGACCTGAGCCTTCGTGAATGTGCGGACATCGATCTGATCGTTGAGCAGGGAGCGATTCCCCAGGCCCGGAAAGTCTTGTGGTCGCAGGGATATCAACTCACGAGTCAGGATATGGGGAACGGGGAGGAATCAGGCGAGCCCTATCATTGTTTTCAGAAACGAAATGGCATTGTCGCGGTTGATCTTCAGTGGGTGATGACCAGCCGGCATTTCGGGTTTCGGCTTGATCGGGGTGCGTTGTGGCGTAGGCTGAAGCCGATCCAATTGCCGACAAAACCAGTGGGGGGGCTCTGTTCAGAGGACCTGTTGATTTTGCTCTGTGTGCATGGCTCAAAACATGCTTGGGAGCAGTTGAAATGGGTCTGCGACGTGGCGGAGCTGGTGCGTCGGCGCCCCGCCTTGGATTGGAGTCGGGTGTTGTTCCAGGCAGGCGAATGGGGGTGCCGTAGGATGGTGCTGCTTGGGCTGGCGATGGCGCACAGTTTGTTCGATACCGTGTTGCCCAGCATGGTGCTGCGTGAGATCGACGGGGATGCCGACATCTCTGTGCTGGCGCTGAAGATGCCGAGGCAGTTACTGAAGCAGCCTGATCAGGGCATTGATGAGGATTGTGCGCCCGCTTTGTATATGACACTCAAAGACTCCTGGGTTGAGCGGTGGAAGTTCGGGGTCACACTCTGCCGAGCGGAGGCAGAAGTGTTGACGCGCACGTTGCCCTGGTTCCGGTTTCAGCGCAGGCTCCGACTCCTGTCGGTCTGTCTAAGGCCCGTTCATCGGTTCCTTGCTAAGTCGATCCTTTCTGTTCGAATGCGTGAAACCGTGGTGCGGTGGTTGCAGAGCTCCGTGTGAACGCAGGTCGTTCCGTCTGAATCGATTCCCTTTCGTCAAGAACTAAATCGTCCTCCCGCCTAAGTGGTTGCCCCTGAAAAAAAATGCATGCTAGGATGCCTCCATCAGAAGCAGTGACCGGTGACGACTGAAAGTCGGTCAGGGGGTGGTTAGCCCCATGGTCCGGTCGGTTCCAGGAAGGAGGCTCTCATGAAGCGCGTTCTCATCGCGGCAGCGATCATATTGGCCCCGTTGTGGGCGGCTCATCTTGTTATCGCGGCCGGGTTTTTTAAAGTCGGCGAGGCGGCACCGACCTTTTCCTTGACCACTGTCACAGGCGACGCGGTTTCGCTCGAGCAGTTGAAGGGGAAGGTGGTTGTTCTGGGGCTGTTTCATATCTGTGATCCCTGCATGACCCAAGGGACCAATCTTCAAAAAGTACATGAGACGATGGCCGGAAAAAATGTGGCCGTCATCGGGGTTAATTCGTCAGGGGATTCTAAACGGGGAGTAGGTGAATTCTTGAGTGCCTTTCCCGTGAAGGTCACCTATCCCTATTTGCTCGATCCAAATAAGACCACCGATAAGCTGTATGGCGGCGGGAAGTTTATCCCCAACGTGTATGTCATCGATCAGCGTGGTGTGATCAGGTGGCAGCGGGTGGGGAATATGGAATTGGCAGGGGCCGAGATCATTATTCAGGAAGTGGAAAAACTGTTGGCATCTGCGCCCCCAGCCGGCGCAGGAGCCATGTAGCAGGGAAAGAGGAGTCATGGACGAGTGGGAAGAGGGAAAACAGAAGTTGCTCCAGGTCGTACAGGGCATTGATCAGGCCGTTCAGCTCGTGATTCCGACCAAGCCAACAAACAGCATGTTCCTTATTTCTCTCACGAAGGGTCCGAACCGGAAATTCATTACCCTTTCAGAGGACGATATTATCGATCTTCCAAGTGAGACCGGTATCTGTGCGAAGGTCACGAAGACTCTCCAGGATGCGGTTGCAGCATTGTAATTCCATCCACGTGAGGCGACACTCGTGAAACAACTCCTTCCCGGCATTTGGCAATGGTCCTGGTTTTCAGAAGAGAAGCAGCTCGATTTTAACGGGCTGTTTCTCTCGGTCGGGGAACATCGAATCCTGGTTGATCCTCCGCCGATGACGGCCGAGGTCGGTACGTTTATTCGGCGCCAGGGGGGCCTCGATTACATCATCGTCACTAATCGAGACCATGTTCGCGAGGCGGCCTCGTACCAGACCGATTTTCGTTGCCAGTTGCAGGTGCCTGAGGCGGACGCTTCCCAAATGGATGTGAAGCCATCCAAGACGTTTAAAGACGGTGAGCTGTTGCCCGGCGGTATTTGGGTGATTCACCTTGCGGATCAAAAATCTCCTGGGGAGTCGGCATTGTATATTCAGCAGGGGAAAGGTGTCTTGATCGTCGGCGATGCCTTGATCGGCAAGCCGGCGGGTAGCGTGAGTCTTCTAGCCCCGGAAAAATATGGCGATCTGACGAAGGCGAGGGCGGGGCTTCGGCGGTTGTTGAAATATCACTTCGACTCGATTCTTGTGGGCGATGGCACTAGCATCCTAGGTGGAGCCAAACAAGTTGTGGAGCAAGTGCTTCAGGCGTAGGCAAGATGGCGCTTCGAAACGGTCTTTCAGAGGAACTCAATCGCCAGGGCAACGAGCATTTTGCTCGAGGGCATTACACGGATGCGTATGCCTGTTATGCAAAGGCCTTGGAATGTGATCGGTTGACGGGTGATCATCGTGCCTTGAGCGCGACGCTGGGCAACCTGGGCAATATTTGTGCGGTCAGTGGTCGGCGAGAATCGGCGCAGAATTATTATCAGGAAGTGCTGGAATTGCAGAAGGTTCTGGGTGACGAGAAAGGCATTGGGACGACCCTGGCCAATCTGGGGAATCTCCGCGCCGACGCCGGTGAATGGGATCGTGCCAGAGCCTATTATCTTGAGGCGCTCGACATCATGACTCGGGTGCATGATGAGCTTGGCAAGGCGGTGCTGTTTTCCGATCTCGGATTGGTGGCGCGTGAAATCGGCCAGTTTGACGAGGCGCTTCGGTATTATGAGCAGTCCCTGGTACTCATGCGCCGCCTCAATAATCAAGGTGGCGTCGCCGATGCCTGGCGGATGATGGGGCGGACCTTTGCCGTCCAAAAGCGCTATGAGGACGCCATTGCTTGTTGCCATACCAGCCAATCGATTGCGGAGCGGAGCCGGGATGAATTGCGGATAGGCGGCGCTCGCTACGTCCTCGCTCAGTGTTACGAGGATCTAGGTCAGTTGCAGATGGCCATTCAGTTATTGGAGCAGGTCGTGCGTATGGACCGTAAATATGATCTTCCGAAGTTAGCTGAGAACGTGGCCCGCCTCGAACGACTGCGGGCTCGCCTTGATGCCGAACCCCCAACCCCCCAGCCTCGGGAATCACGCGCATGACGACCGCTGCACTCCCATCATGGGAACAGGCCCGGGCACGACTGGTGAGCATGGTTCCTCAATTTTATGAGCTGGAACCTGGTGGGCCCCTCGTCCTCGATCTGGGGGATGACGGGTGGTTGTTGGAAGTGCGGTCGGACGGGCAGCTCCTTTGTCAGCACGGCATTGCCATGGACGATGTGAAGACTCTGATGTGTGATGGCACAACCGAGGATCTCGGCACCGATGAAGTGGCAAAACAGGCGAAGTATTTTTTGGGTCCTGCGGTGTCCAAGAAACGGCCGGCTCTCCTCAAGGGAGGATTCGCGGAGCAGACCGATATGAATGATGAATATGTCGCCATCACGTTCTGTAAGGCAGTCGACTTTCAGCGAATCGATGAGGTGCTTGCCGCCGTGCGTTGGTGCCAAAACCTCTTCAAGGCCTAGGCGTAGTAGGAATCGATTGCGACAGGTGCCCTCCGGACGTGTCTTCCCCTCACCGATACTGAAACCTTCCGTCGTGTTCTCCCTGCCTATCGCTTGCTGCGTATAATCCTCACGGCGCTTGAGCGGAAGCTCTTTACTGCCACGGAGGCGTGCAGCTAGTGTCCTCCGAGGCTTGCCAAGACGCTTTAGTCGAGCCAGCGAGGCCTGGACATTCTGTTCTGAGATGTGGCGGATGGAGTCGTTGCACAGCTTGATGCGGAGCAAGCCGGAGCATGGCTGGACTTTGGCGGATGGCCGTGAGCATTTGCCATGGCCGTTCTTGCTCGCTCCCGCAAACTAACGGCCACTGGCTGTGATCATGCGGTGGTACTCGAGGCGGCAAAAGAGTTCGCCACGACACACAGGGGCGGAGGTGTTGCTCTTCTCTTCCGCTCACATTCAGCAATGAGGCGCTTCCGAGACAGGACGACGTGGTGTGGTGTTTCGATGCGCTTCATAGTCATTCCTTGGAGGAGACTCACGTGCTCTGTCGAAACGTGTCATCCGCACTGCCTTTACGGCAGACGATTGATTGTTCGGGCTGTATTGCTTCACGATCTGGAAGGTCACTCTATACCAAAGAGCCGAGTCAGTGTGCGGTGAGTAGGGTGTTGTTTACGGAACAGGGAAATATCTACTCACGGCGGGAAGCAGCCGAGTGGTTTTGAGCCGCAGGGTCTGTGAATATCAGGTCGATGAGGATGAAGACCGGGACTGAAGATCGGGATGAGGTGCTGTTGGAGAGGGCTCGTCTGACCGTAAGGATAACGCACAGCGGCCTCCGAAGATCATGATGAGGAAGTTAAGGAGGCTACTGCCAAGTGTCAGCGCCAGGATAAGGGGGCGGGGGGAATCGTGACTCGCTTCCTGGACAATCGTGGCAAGGTCGAGTGCCAGGGCGATGGTGCTGTACATCACCGCTGCCATCACGATCCAGTGTTGACGGAGCACAAGAAGCCCCGCCACCAGGAGTGTCGGAACTCCGAACAGAAAGCCCAATAAGATGCCGTCCCGGATCGTGGCTAGTGAGGCGGCCGATCCTGCCTCAAGGAGAAGACCTTCCAGCACGACTAGAACGATGAGCAAAACAATGACCGGGCGAGATGCTTTCATAGCGGCACTATAGCCGCCGCGCCAGCCTATCGCAAGTTACTCTGGCCTCGTGCCATTCTGACTTGTAGGTTCTTCACATGAGCGTGCTGTAACGGACTGCAAGCTTCTGCGAGGGCGGTCTTCTTTGAGCCGTCTTCCCTGTCCCCACCCTTCGAGGGGCAAGCCCAGGCCGGCGAGTGATTTACCACATGCAGGCTTTCGAGTCAGAATCCGCCTCTCACCGGGGAGGCGCATGTGGCTCTACAAACATTCAGAAAAATCGTTGCGGACTGGGTGGTCGAAACGAAACCAGGCCGATGCTTGCGAGCGTCCCATTCTCGCGCGGCAGTGCCAAGGTTAGGGCTGATGCTGTGCTCGGCTGTTGCGCTCCTGTCGGTCCCCAGCTTCTCCTCAGCTGCTCCCTCGTATATCGCTCCGGACACTGTTCTGAACCCTGGATTTATCGGTAAGGTCGTGGCCCAAGCGCCGGCGGATCACGCGCAGGTATTGGCAGCCGGGTTTGGGTTTCAGGCGGCTGGATCCTCTATGATTACGGTGCGGACCTACGATGCGCCGACAGGTGCCATCCTGTCGGAGGATTCGTTCGATGTGAGCGTCAAGGAAGAGGGCGCCGCTGAACATGATGAAAATAAAGGACGCATTTTTGCCGGAGGCATTGGTGCCGACGCGAAAGGGAAATCAGCCTTCATGCTGAGAGTGTATGACGCGGAGTCCGGGCGGTTTCTTTGGGAAGGGCAGCTAAATCTGCTCAAACAGGGAGAAGGTGGGAGGATGAGGGTCCGCGCCACTATCATTCCGAGCCATCCGTCGGTGGTTCAAGCATCGGCCTCCACGGCCAAGCCCGTGCAGACCTTCTTCTCCGTCCGAGCGGTGAATCCGATTACGGGAGGACTGGTTTGGCAGGATCAGTTTGCGCCTGGGATGCGAAAGCGGGCACGAGTGGCTGGTGTGTCCTTCAACAGCCTGTCCATCAAACCGGTCAATGACCCCATCGGACATATTTTTGATTTGGTTGTGCGGACGTACGATCGTACGTCAGGCACATTGCTGTGGGAGGATTCGTTCGAGCAACTCGATCGGATTGAGGAGCCGGTTACCGAGCCGGAGACCCGTGCGTATCCTCAGGCTATTCCATCCTGGAACCCCGTCTCGATGCCTAGTCATTATACGTATCAGACGAAGACGCGATAACGCTTAGGATTTCGGCTGGACCAGTGTGGCTCCTAAACTGTCGGCCCATTGTTGCTGGAAATGGTCGTAAGAGAGCATGAGTCTCTCCTGCATCGCGGCGGCAATTGTTTGTCGGGCTTTGAGGTGGACGAGGACTTCGTGCACCTTGTGCATGCCGAACCGTTCAATCAGATAGTGTGTGGCCGCATTGGCTTCCATGTAGGCGACCGCGACCTTTTCTGCGGGTAGATTCTCCCAGCCACCTTCCAGTGCAGATAAAGGAACGAGGCTGTGATCGCTGGGCGTGACGCTTGTGACGTCTTGCCAGGGATCACCGGCCAGCTGCATTGCGAGACCTTCGTTGAGCCAGGTGGGAATGGTCCCTCCGGTGGCTCCCAATTCTTCGTGAATCAGCGCATGGACGAATTCGTGACGCAATACTCGCGTTAACCAGGCCCGATCCGTGGTTGCTCCTTGGGTGGGGATTTGAATCCGTCCGAGGACGGGATCAAAGAGACCATCAGCCCAACCCGGGCTCCCCGTGGCGTTTTGAAACTGATTCTTAGTGTGTAGAACGACCATAATAGGTTTTGAAGGGAAAAAAGTGAATTTCTGTCCGATATCCCGATAGGCCTCTTCAAGGATATCCAGCACGGTCGTCCAGGTGTCCGGGTCCTCGGCGCCGTCGTATTTAACTGTAAAGTGGAGGCTGCTGCGGGTTGAGAACTTCTCTTCCACCTTCTCGGCGCGATGGACTTTCGCTGTCACCGTTTTCAGGTAGGACTGAAGGCCGGGGTCTTTTTTGATCCGCTCTTTGGCCTGTGCCAGATGTTTGTCGGCTTCGGGGAGGTGATCCTTTTCCTGGAGCAGGTCTGCCAAGGCGACGTGCGGGAACGGCTCGTCCGGAGACAGCGCCACGATCTTCCGGAGGAACTCCTC from Nitrospira sp. encodes:
- a CDS encoding TlpA disulfide reductase family protein, translated to MKRVLIAAAIILAPLWAAHLVIAAGFFKVGEAAPTFSLTTVTGDAVSLEQLKGKVVVLGLFHICDPCMTQGTNLQKVHETMAGKNVAVIGVNSSGDSKRGVGEFLSAFPVKVTYPYLLDPNKTTDKLYGGGKFIPNVYVIDQRGVIRWQRVGNMELAGAEIIIQEVEKLLASAPPAGAGAM
- a CDS encoding tetratricopeptide repeat protein translates to MALRNGLSEELNRQGNEHFARGHYTDAYACYAKALECDRLTGDHRALSATLGNLGNICAVSGRRESAQNYYQEVLELQKVLGDEKGIGTTLANLGNLRADAGEWDRARAYYLEALDIMTRVHDELGKAVLFSDLGLVAREIGQFDEALRYYEQSLVLMRRLNNQGGVADAWRMMGRTFAVQKRYEDAIACCHTSQSIAERSRDELRIGGARYVLAQCYEDLGQLQMAIQLLEQVVRMDRKYDLPKLAENVARLERLRARLDAEPPTPQPRESRA
- the purF gene encoding amidophosphoribosyltransferase: MAKELPLITPDKFHDECAVFGIYGHKEAANLAYLGLYALQHRGQEASGIVSNDGEQFYVEKGQGHVADIFSQQALARLPGTMAIGHNRYSTAGGAGLKNVQPLSVNFAFGNLAVAHNGNLINATMLRSELEAYGAIFQSTSDTEVIIHLIAHSRADTLLDRVIDSLTQVRGAFSVVLMTDQGIVAARDPHGFRPLCLGRFRDAWIVASESCAFDLLDAEYVREIEPGELVVLDHQGVTSFKPFAQTKPAMCVFEYVYFARPDSRIFGGKAVYSIRKAFGRQLAQESQVDADIVIPVPDSGVPAALGYSEGSGFPFETGLIRNHYVGRTFIEPEQSIRHFGVKVKLNAVPEVLEGKRVVVVDDSLVRGTTSRKIVKMLRNAGAKEVHMRISSPPIVSPCFYGIDTPTKKELIASSHSTEEIRKYITADSLAYLSLDGMVTAASGTPGQYCDACFTEQYPISFTRAEELQLGLFEAPR
- a CDS encoding nucleotidyltransferase family protein, coding for MNEFVRVEVADLACDGIDWDLVWQLSKAHGVAPLVYRNLVTICPAAVPSAIHEAFRRHNQTTALLNSLLAKELVSLLDALAAKGVTAIPFKGVTLAQTAYGDLSLRECADIDLIVEQGAIPQARKVLWSQGYQLTSQDMGNGEESGEPYHCFQKRNGIVAVDLQWVMTSRHFGFRLDRGALWRRLKPIQLPTKPVGGLCSEDLLILLCVHGSKHAWEQLKWVCDVAELVRRRPALDWSRVLFQAGEWGCRRMVLLGLAMAHSLFDTVLPSMVLREIDGDADISVLALKMPRQLLKQPDQGIDEDCAPALYMTLKDSWVERWKFGVTLCRAEAEVLTRTLPWFRFQRRLRLLSVCLRPVHRFLAKSILSVRMRETVVRWLQSSV